One window from the genome of Rufibacter tibetensis encodes:
- a CDS encoding carbohydrate-binding protein, translating into MKLGFLRSFIALSLFLSSFSAFSQQPTANERVTPYTAIFGYGSNMGYYANGWNDRNLAGLVSKAGGNSIRPTLPETFVDTWGYNVRLSEFQYYANTLGMKEITCFIEGPTEAHRDKTTYPGAHTSSKVFANLYVPIWNADGTVNPNNYYANYVFKLVQTYGPYVKNWEVYNEPDIGNNNPTDWLTRAPLPGEMENIQAPFSHYIRMLRITWEVVKKYNPDDHVTPGGIGHSTYLDALLRYTDNPNGGTVTSEFPHKGGAYFDMVSYHVYPSFFLRVWDNSIGGFKYLRNSDYAAAQVINHKNGFEAVLQKYGYNGATYPKKHYIVTETNISRRTNDWRYGSDEMQRNFGIKAMVLAQKNEIKQIHIYGVGENVTAPGVNDLVSSNVEYGLMGLYENLTRDAPGVEKFTQLGSGIKTTSQLLLGFSYDAGQTAALNLPAGVEGGAFRKGTELVYVLWAKNPNDKTENYTQPYSFPSSLNISKLDRFEWDFGTTGAITQAAPTGLTLNTSPSFFKATTSSVTKQNQTITFAPIGAKTIEQSPTVTLEATASSGLTVAFNVTSGPATLSGNTLTLTGTGTVTVEATQSGNTTYNAAPAVTQSFEVTSSTQANSTRIEAERYTSMSGVQVENTSDVGGGQNVGYIDTNDWMNYSVSVSSAGTYNVSFRVATGNTGGRFEVRSASGAVLATVDVPQTGGWQAWQTVSAPVALAAGTQTLQLYVRGGGWNINWLEIGGTFTTAPTANVTPIITFPALANKMVGDADFTLNATSTNTTAPITFTSSNPSIVSVSNSTGIWKATVVGAGTANITALQAASSGYNAAENVTRSITVTQTSTSTAKSFPGLIQAEAYDGMFGMQKETTGDTGGGQNLGYVDDNDWVDYRVNAASAGTYTLNLRVASTSTTGIIEVRNSAAAVLGSVSVPNTGGWQTYTTLKTTVTLPAGEQTLRIYARKGAWNFNWFEGVSSSSSETQSQAVITFPALIERTVGNPSFELTATSTNTSTPISFTSANPGVVSVSNASGKWMATIVAAGTATITASQPAGSGYLAANNVSQQQVVNPASTTTSAKAFPGLIQAEAYDAMFGVQKETTGDAGGGQNVGYTDANDWMNYSVSVASAGTYTINLRVASPNNTGAIEVRNSAGTTLASVAVPNTGGWQTWQTVSVPVALTSGTQILQLYVKSGGWNINWFEGATSTNTTIVSTAKSFPGLIQAEAYDGMFGMQKETTGDTGGGQNLGYVDDNDWVDYRVNAASAGTYTLNLRVASTSTTGIIEVRNSAAAVLGSVSVPNTGGWQTYTTLKTTVTLPAGEQTLRIYARKGAWNFNWFEGVSSSSTSTSTTLAQAPSSTGSITVQVQFATTPTSASASFADMKYNKSLGFLFVSDDGHLSNYNLVYKVLNGGTAIDGKTYPKVTYTDGAGNSVGYKWSFAINGRGDETGNTVYTQYPQLIEMVKSGFDLMNHTDSHGGFHRYKEIKDLEKEIFQNTGYRTRTGVIPTADEGFVSAWMQEGYKFVGSTFGVAASRDGYDAFVNWNDRAIIQSMNTNHLLVSRFNMDGMWKADLGSADSWVDGMFAAAANGNKIMAHAFSHGPGGAGEVQYFKQFIDYVKNHPSNNDKVWIAGAQEFAEYFETKENVVKSEVLSGNTLTITLDLSKVSDRNKLRDMSLLVNSSASISGVTVTGADGFSYNLGTKLINIYEANENVSSPFIDPTPPQITSVKASGNKLTITYDKAVTQSGVAGYEVAGNSVTSMTGSGTTWTLSLQTNWVSGQKLTYRMHQGNAAGNGLKVTSYIEHPIDTENASVIGSSTRIEAERYTNMSGVQVENTSDVGGGQNLSYIDPNDWMNYSVNVSSSGTYTINLRVASPINTGAIEVRNSNGTVLGSVNVPNTGGWQNWQTVSVPVNLVSGTQTLQLYVRGGGWNFNWLEIGSGMTQVQSATSISSEEDAFAIKWNIYPNPTPDKVQVQIGKQITGEVSLELINAAGKVIKHSTLKKTSEEVTQTIPLEDLTNGMYFLRLRAKGFSEVKKIIKQ; encoded by the coding sequence ATGAAATTAGGTTTTTTACGCTCATTCATTGCCTTATCACTCTTTTTAAGTTCTTTTTCGGCTTTCTCTCAGCAGCCAACTGCTAACGAAAGGGTAACTCCTTATACTGCTATCTTCGGATATGGTAGTAATATGGGGTATTATGCCAATGGTTGGAATGACAGAAATCTGGCAGGTTTAGTCAGTAAAGCCGGGGGTAATTCCATCAGGCCTACTTTGCCAGAGACCTTTGTTGATACCTGGGGATATAATGTAAGGTTAAGCGAATTTCAGTACTACGCGAACACCTTGGGTATGAAGGAAATTACGTGTTTTATTGAAGGTCCTACAGAAGCGCACCGTGATAAAACTACTTACCCTGGGGCTCATACTTCCTCTAAAGTATTTGCCAACTTATATGTGCCCATCTGGAATGCAGATGGTACTGTAAACCCTAATAACTACTATGCTAATTACGTTTTCAAATTGGTGCAAACGTATGGACCTTACGTAAAGAACTGGGAGGTTTACAACGAGCCAGACATAGGAAATAACAACCCAACCGACTGGTTGACGCGAGCGCCCCTTCCTGGTGAGATGGAAAACATTCAGGCGCCCTTCTCACACTACATCCGCATGCTCCGCATTACATGGGAGGTGGTAAAGAAGTATAACCCAGATGATCACGTAACTCCGGGCGGTATTGGCCACTCTACTTATCTTGACGCTCTGCTGCGTTACACAGATAACCCTAACGGTGGTACCGTTACCAGCGAGTTCCCACACAAAGGCGGCGCTTACTTTGACATGGTGAGCTATCACGTGTATCCTTCTTTCTTCCTGCGGGTATGGGATAACTCCATAGGAGGGTTCAAATACTTGCGGAACTCAGACTATGCTGCTGCCCAGGTGATCAACCATAAAAATGGTTTTGAAGCTGTTTTACAAAAATACGGGTATAACGGGGCCACTTACCCTAAAAAGCACTACATCGTTACTGAAACCAACATCAGCCGCCGCACCAATGATTGGCGGTACGGTTCAGATGAGATGCAACGCAACTTTGGTATCAAAGCCATGGTGCTTGCCCAAAAGAATGAAATCAAACAGATACACATCTATGGAGTAGGCGAAAATGTTACTGCTCCCGGTGTCAATGACTTGGTATCTAGTAATGTTGAATACGGACTCATGGGGCTTTATGAAAACCTGACAAGAGACGCTCCAGGAGTTGAAAAATTTACACAGTTGGGAAGCGGAATAAAAACTACTTCTCAGCTCTTATTAGGTTTCAGTTATGACGCTGGGCAAACAGCTGCCTTAAACTTACCAGCTGGAGTAGAAGGAGGAGCCTTCAGAAAGGGCACCGAATTAGTTTACGTTCTATGGGCCAAAAACCCTAATGACAAAACTGAAAACTATACCCAGCCTTATTCATTCCCATCTTCTTTAAACATATCTAAATTAGACCGCTTCGAGTGGGATTTTGGAACCACAGGCGCTATAACTCAGGCCGCACCAACCGGACTAACGCTTAATACAAGCCCATCCTTCTTCAAGGCTACCACCAGTTCTGTAACAAAGCAAAACCAGACCATCACCTTTGCACCCATAGGAGCAAAAACCATTGAGCAAAGTCCAACTGTCACTTTAGAAGCCACAGCATCTTCAGGATTAACGGTAGCTTTCAATGTGACTTCCGGACCAGCCACCTTAAGCGGAAATACGTTAACCCTTACCGGAACGGGTACTGTAACTGTTGAAGCTACCCAAAGCGGAAATACTACTTACAACGCTGCTCCAGCAGTAACCCAAAGCTTTGAAGTTACCTCTTCCACACAAGCAAACTCCACCAGAATTGAGGCCGAACGTTACACGAGCATGAGCGGCGTGCAGGTGGAAAACACCTCAGACGTGGGCGGTGGTCAGAACGTGGGCTACATTGACACCAACGACTGGATGAACTACTCAGTGAGCGTGAGCTCGGCGGGCACCTACAACGTAAGTTTCCGGGTAGCCACAGGCAACACCGGCGGCCGTTTCGAGGTGCGCAGCGCCTCAGGCGCAGTACTGGCCACAGTGGACGTTCCGCAGACGGGTGGCTGGCAAGCCTGGCAGACGGTGAGCGCCCCTGTGGCCCTTGCTGCTGGTACGCAGACCCTGCAGCTTTACGTAAGGGGCGGCGGCTGGAACATCAACTGGCTGGAGATTGGCGGTACCTTTACTACTGCTCCTACGGCTAATGTGACCCCAATTATTACTTTCCCTGCTTTAGCAAATAAAATGGTAGGTGATGCAGACTTTACGTTGAACGCCACCAGTACCAACACCACAGCTCCTATCACCTTTACTTCTTCTAATCCGTCTATAGTTTCTGTTTCAAACTCTACGGGTATATGGAAAGCAACAGTAGTAGGGGCAGGTACTGCTAACATTACCGCTTTACAAGCGGCGAGCTCGGGGTACAATGCTGCTGAAAATGTGACCAGATCTATTACGGTAACCCAAACCTCTACCTCAACCGCCAAGTCCTTCCCTGGTTTGATCCAGGCGGAAGCTTACGACGGCATGTTTGGCATGCAGAAGGAGACCACCGGCGACACGGGCGGGGGGCAGAACCTGGGCTACGTGGACGACAACGACTGGGTGGACTACCGGGTGAACGCGGCCTCTGCGGGCACCTACACCCTCAACCTGCGCGTGGCCTCCACCAGCACCACCGGCATCATCGAGGTGCGCAACTCCGCGGCTGCCGTGCTCGGCTCGGTGAGCGTGCCCAACACGGGCGGCTGGCAAACCTACACCACCCTCAAGACCACGGTCACGCTACCGGCCGGCGAGCAGACCCTGCGCATCTACGCCAGGAAGGGCGCCTGGAACTTCAACTGGTTTGAGGGCGTGTCTTCTTCCAGCTCTGAAACTCAATCACAAGCAGTTATCACTTTCCCTGCCTTGATCGAGCGTACAGTAGGTAATCCTTCATTTGAGTTAACTGCTACCAGTACTAACACCAGCACCCCAATTAGCTTTACTTCTGCAAACCCGGGTGTAGTATCAGTATCAAACGCTTCAGGAAAATGGATGGCTACCATTGTGGCCGCAGGTACAGCAACTATCACGGCTTCTCAGCCTGCTGGTTCTGGCTACTTAGCAGCAAACAATGTATCACAGCAACAGGTAGTAAATCCGGCTTCTACCACCACTTCAGCCAAGGCTTTCCCTGGTTTGATCCAGGCTGAAGCTTACGACGCTATGTTTGGTGTGCAAAAAGAAACCACCGGTGACGCGGGTGGGGGGCAGAACGTAGGCTATACTGACGCAAACGATTGGATGAACTACTCTGTGAGCGTGGCTTCGGCGGGTACCTACACCATAAATCTGCGCGTGGCTTCCCCTAACAACACCGGCGCCATAGAGGTTAGGAACTCAGCTGGCACTACTCTGGCTTCTGTGGCCGTGCCCAACACAGGTGGTTGGCAGACCTGGCAGACGGTAAGTGTGCCAGTGGCGCTGACCTCCGGGACTCAGATTCTGCAACTGTACGTAAAGAGCGGCGGATGGAACATCAACTGGTTTGAGGGAGCAACCTCTACCAACACTACTATCGTCTCCACGGCCAAGTCCTTCCCTGGTTTGATCCAGGCGGAGGCCTACGACGGCATGTTTGGCATGCAGAAGGAGACCACCGGCGACACGGGCGGGGGGCAGAACCTGGGCTACGTGGACGACAACGACTGGGTGGACTACCGGGTGAACGCGGCCTCTGCGGGCACCTACACCCTCAACCTGCGCGTGGCCTCCACCAGCACCACCGGCATCATCGAGGTGCGCAACTCCGCGGCTGCCGTGCTCGGCTCGGTGAGCGTGCCCAACACGGGCGGCTGGCAAACCTACACCACCCTCAAGACCACGGTCACGCTACCGGCCGGCGAGCAGACCCTGCGCATCTACGCCAGGAAGGGCGCCTGGAACTTCAACTGGTTTGAGGGCGTGTCTTCTTCCAGCACCAGCACCAGCACCACTCTTGCTCAAGCGCCTTCTTCAACAGGCAGCATCACAGTTCAAGTTCAATTTGCCACCACACCTACTTCGGCAAGCGCCTCTTTTGCTGACATGAAGTACAACAAGTCTCTTGGTTTCTTATTTGTGTCTGATGATGGCCACTTAAGTAATTATAACCTGGTATATAAAGTGCTGAATGGCGGAACAGCCATTGATGGAAAAACCTACCCTAAGGTTACTTACACAGACGGGGCCGGTAACTCTGTAGGCTATAAATGGAGCTTTGCCATTAATGGCAGGGGAGATGAAACTGGTAACACGGTTTACACGCAATATCCGCAGTTAATTGAGATGGTAAAGAGCGGGTTTGACTTAATGAACCATACCGATAGCCATGGTGGGTTCCACCGCTACAAAGAGATCAAGGACCTTGAGAAAGAAATCTTCCAAAATACAGGTTATAGAACCAGAACTGGTGTAATCCCCACCGCAGACGAAGGGTTCGTTTCTGCCTGGATGCAAGAGGGTTACAAATTTGTTGGAAGTACCTTTGGAGTTGCCGCTTCAAGAGATGGCTATGATGCCTTTGTAAACTGGAATGACCGTGCCATTATCCAAAGCATGAACACGAACCATCTGCTGGTTTCCCGCTTTAACATGGATGGCATGTGGAAGGCTGACTTAGGAAGTGCCGATAGTTGGGTAGATGGTATGTTTGCTGCTGCAGCAAACGGCAACAAGATTATGGCTCACGCCTTCTCTCACGGACCTGGTGGAGCAGGTGAGGTGCAATACTTTAAACAGTTTATAGATTACGTTAAAAATCACCCTTCAAACAATGACAAAGTTTGGATAGCGGGCGCTCAGGAGTTTGCTGAATACTTTGAGACTAAAGAAAACGTGGTGAAATCTGAGGTACTTTCAGGAAATACCTTAACCATCACGCTGGATTTGTCTAAAGTTTCTGATCGGAATAAACTAAGAGACATGTCCTTATTGGTAAACAGCTCTGCTTCTATCAGTGGGGTTACCGTAACGGGTGCAGATGGTTTCTCTTATAACTTGGGTACCAAACTGATCAACATCTATGAAGCAAATGAGAATGTTTCGTCTCCGTTCATCGATCCAACTCCACCACAAATCACTTCTGTGAAGGCCAGCGGCAATAAGCTGACCATCACGTATGATAAAGCTGTCACACAGTCTGGTGTTGCAGGCTATGAAGTAGCCGGTAATTCTGTAACTAGCATGACTGGAAGTGGTACCACCTGGACTCTTTCTCTGCAGACCAACTGGGTATCTGGACAGAAGCTAACGTACCGTATGCACCAAGGTAACGCAGCTGGTAACGGCTTAAAGGTTACTTCTTACATTGAGCATCCTATTGATACCGAAAATGCAAGTGTGATTGGTAGTTCCACCAGAATAGAGGCCGAGCGTTACACGAACATGAGCGGCGTGCAGGTGGAGAACACCTCAGACGTGGGCGGTGGGCAGAACCTAAGCTATATAGACCCCAATGACTGGATGAACTACTCAGTGAATGTATCTTCTAGCGGAACTTACACCATCAACCTGCGGGTAGCTTCGCCGATCAACACAGGTGCCATTGAAGTGCGTAACTCTAATGGAACCGTACTTGGCTCAGTAAATGTGCCTAACACTGGCGGCTGGCAGAACTGGCAGACGGTGAGCGTTCCGGTTAACCTGGTTTCAGGAACCCAGACACTGCAACTTTATGTGAGAGGCGGCGGCTGGAACTTCAATTGGTTGGAGATAGGCAGCGGAATGACACAAGTACAGTCTGCCACGTCTATCAGCTCAGAGGAAGATGCATTTGCCATTAAATGGAATATTTACCCTAACCCAACCCCTGACAAAGTTCAGGTGCAAATTGGAAAGCAGATCACAGGTGAGGTAAGTTTGGAACTCATCAATGCGGCTGGCAAAGTGATAAAGCATAGTACTCTGAAGAAAACTTCGGAGGAGGTCACCCAAACCATTCCTCTGGAAGATCTTACCAATGGCATGTACTTCCTACGTCTAAGAGCAAAAGGATTTTCTGAGGTGAAGAAAATCATCAAACAGTAG
- the rplT gene encoding 50S ribosomal protein L20 gives MPRSVNTVAARHKRKRIMKMAKGYFGRRKNVWTVAKNAVEKGLLYAYRDRKVKKRDFRSLWIQRINAAARINGLSYSQLMGGLKKANINLNRKVLADLALNHPEAFTGIVEKVR, from the coding sequence ATGCCTAGATCGGTAAACACCGTGGCGGCCCGCCACAAGAGAAAAAGAATAATGAAAATGGCCAAAGGTTACTTTGGTCGTAGAAAAAACGTTTGGACAGTAGCCAAAAACGCGGTTGAAAAAGGTCTATTATATGCCTACCGTGACAGAAAGGTGAAGAAAAGAGACTTCCGTTCTCTTTGGATTCAGCGTATCAATGCTGCAGCCCGTATTAACGGTCTGTCTTATTCTCAGTTAATGGGAGGTTTGAAAAAAGCCAACATCAACCTAAACCGTAAGGTTTTAGCTGATTTAGCCTTGAACCATCCAGAAGCTTTCACCGGAATTGTTGAGAAAGTAAGATAA
- the rpmI gene encoding 50S ribosomal protein L35 yields MPKMKSKSGAKKRFTLTGTGKVKRKHAFKSHILTKKTTKQKRNLTHTGLVSEADQANVLRMLAS; encoded by the coding sequence ATGCCAAAGATGAAAAGCAAATCAGGGGCTAAGAAGCGATTCACCCTGACAGGTACTGGCAAAGTAAAGCGTAAACATGCTTTCAAAAGCCACATCCTGACCAAAAAGACCACCAAGCAGAAGAGAAATCTTACTCACACCGGACTGGTAAGCGAAGCTGATCAAGCCAACGTGTTAAGAATGCTTGCGTCTTAA
- the infC gene encoding translation initiation factor IF-3 gives MPRGKVEEPYRINQRITGVRDVRVVGENVEPGVYSIDQARRLATEQNLDLVEISPKADPPVCRIIDYSKFKYEQKKKQREMKAKTTKVVMKEIRFGPNTDDHDFEFKLKHARQFLGEGAKVKAYVHFVGRTIVFKERGELLLLKFAQALEDVAKVEQLPKLEGKRMFLFLGPKVKK, from the coding sequence GTGCCACGTGGCAAGGTCGAAGAACCTTATCGTATCAATCAGCGCATCACCGGCGTCCGCGACGTGCGGGTGGTAGGTGAGAACGTGGAGCCAGGTGTATACAGCATAGACCAAGCCCGCCGTCTTGCCACAGAGCAGAACCTGGACTTGGTAGAGATATCGCCCAAGGCAGATCCGCCCGTTTGCCGTATTATTGATTATTCAAAATTCAAATACGAGCAAAAGAAGAAGCAGCGGGAAATGAAGGCTAAAACCACGAAAGTGGTGATGAAAGAAATCAGGTTCGGTCCTAACACCGATGACCACGATTTCGAGTTCAAGCTGAAGCATGCCCGCCAGTTCCTGGGTGAAGGTGCAAAAGTGAAGGCTTATGTGCACTTTGTTGGCCGAACAATTGTCTTCAAAGAGCGTGGTGAGTTACTTTTGCTTAAGTTTGCCCAAGCGTTGGAAGACGTGGCGAAAGTAGAGCAGTTGCCAAAGCTAGAGGGGAAACGGATGTTTCTTTTCCTGGGACCAAAGGTGAAAAAATAA
- the thrS gene encoding threonine--tRNA ligase, which produces MINITLPDGSVREYQEGVTGIEIAASISEGLARNVLAVKVNGQVWDLTRPIPQDASIQLLTWNDDEGKATYWHSSAHLMAEALEALYPGVKLGIGPAIENGFYYDIDLGEGKTLSQEDFSAIEQKMLELARQKSEFVRQPVSKADAIAYFTEKNDPYKLDLLQNLEDGSITFYTQGNFTDLCRGPHIPNTGFIKAAKLMNVAGAYWRGDEKSKQLTRVYAITFPKQKDLTEYLERLEEAKRRDHRKLGKEMELFAFSEKVGMGLPLWLPKGTLLRERLEQFMRKAQMKAGYQPVVTPHIGSKELYVTSGHYEKYGADSFQPIRTPNENEEFFLKPMNCPHHCEIYKTRPRSYKELPVRLAEFGTVYRYEQSGELHGLTRVRGFTQDDAHIFCRPDQVKQEFTKVIDLVLYVFKALGFDNYTAQISLRDPENKTKYIGSDELWEKAERAIIEAATEKGLPTVTELGEAAFYGPKLDFMVKDALGRKWQLGTIQVDYNLPERFDLEYIGADNEKHRPVMIHRAPFGSLERFVAVLIEHCGGNFPLWLSPDQVAILPISEKYHEYAHQVNEQLAEQDIRGYIDTRDEKIGRKIRDAEVSKVPYMIIVGEKEQENQIVSVRKHGLGDMGTLRVDAFVDNFRAVLSELLT; this is translated from the coding sequence ATGATCAACATTACCTTACCAGACGGTTCGGTCCGTGAGTACCAGGAAGGTGTAACCGGCATTGAAATTGCCGCCTCTATTAGTGAAGGTTTAGCACGCAACGTGTTAGCTGTGAAAGTAAACGGCCAGGTTTGGGATTTAACTCGACCTATCCCACAGGATGCATCTATCCAGTTACTGACCTGGAACGATGATGAAGGAAAAGCAACCTACTGGCACTCGTCTGCCCACTTAATGGCTGAGGCGTTGGAAGCTCTTTACCCGGGGGTGAAGCTAGGGATTGGTCCAGCCATTGAAAACGGCTTCTATTATGACATAGACTTAGGCGAAGGTAAAACCCTATCTCAGGAAGACTTTTCGGCCATAGAGCAGAAAATGCTGGAACTTGCCCGTCAGAAAAGCGAGTTCGTTCGCCAGCCCGTAAGCAAAGCCGATGCAATTGCTTACTTCACGGAGAAAAACGATCCTTATAAATTAGATTTGCTTCAGAACCTGGAAGATGGTTCTATCACGTTCTACACCCAAGGAAACTTCACAGACCTTTGCCGCGGACCACACATCCCCAACACAGGTTTTATCAAGGCTGCCAAACTCATGAACGTAGCTGGTGCTTATTGGCGCGGAGACGAAAAGAGCAAGCAGTTAACCCGAGTGTACGCTATCACTTTCCCTAAGCAAAAAGATCTCACTGAGTACTTGGAGCGCTTGGAGGAAGCCAAACGCCGTGACCACCGCAAGCTGGGCAAGGAAATGGAGCTTTTTGCCTTCTCCGAAAAGGTAGGTATGGGCTTACCGCTCTGGTTACCAAAAGGCACCCTGCTTCGGGAGCGTTTAGAACAATTCATGCGAAAAGCGCAGATGAAAGCCGGGTACCAACCGGTAGTCACTCCGCACATTGGCTCTAAGGAATTGTACGTGACCTCAGGGCACTACGAAAAGTATGGAGCTGACTCGTTTCAGCCAATCAGAACCCCGAATGAAAATGAGGAGTTCTTCCTGAAACCTATGAACTGCCCGCATCACTGCGAAATCTATAAGACACGTCCAAGGTCTTACAAAGAGTTGCCGGTACGATTGGCAGAGTTCGGAACGGTTTACCGCTATGAACAAAGTGGTGAGTTGCATGGCTTGACCCGTGTTCGTGGCTTTACGCAGGATGATGCACACATCTTCTGCCGCCCAGATCAGGTAAAACAAGAGTTCACTAAAGTAATTGACCTGGTGTTGTACGTATTCAAGGCATTGGGCTTTGACAACTATACTGCCCAAATCTCTTTGCGTGATCCTGAAAACAAAACCAAGTACATTGGTTCCGATGAGCTATGGGAGAAAGCAGAACGCGCTATTATTGAGGCTGCTACTGAGAAAGGCCTGCCTACCGTAACGGAGCTGGGAGAAGCCGCCTTCTATGGTCCTAAACTGGACTTCATGGTGAAAGACGCTTTAGGCCGTAAGTGGCAGTTAGGAACTATTCAGGTTGATTACAACCTGCCCGAGCGTTTTGACCTTGAATACATTGGTGCCGATAATGAGAAACATCGGCCGGTGATGATTCACCGGGCACCATTTGGTTCTTTGGAGCGCTTTGTGGCGGTGCTCATTGAACACTGTGGTGGTAACTTCCCGCTATGGCTCAGCCCAGACCAGGTGGCCATTCTGCCTATCTCAGAAAAATATCATGAGTACGCGCATCAGGTAAATGAACAATTAGCCGAGCAGGACATTAGAGGGTACATTGATACCCGTGATGAAAAAATTGGCCGTAAAATCCGGGATGCAGAAGTAAGTAAAGTGCCTTACATGATCATTGTAGGGGAGAAAGAACAGGAAAACCAAATTGTTTCTGTACGTAAACACGGCTTGGGAGACATGGGTACGTTGCGCGTAGATGCCTTCGTAGACAACTTCCGGGCAGTACTTTCTGAACTGCTTACTTGA
- a CDS encoding tetratricopeptide repeat protein, translating into MRYSSLILWLGAAFFTACSQKNAEERMFNPQKVDSSVPTHIKEISRALEQRNPQPEWYVKRAKLYLAQEKPEPALKDLTTATVLDPSLGEAYFWKAKVMVSRSQYQDAMKMMMQANAFSFYTPESEAILAETYVGLKQYKRALNHGNKAIKLNPGEAKYYVLMAKAQTGTGDTTRALYNLQRALVSDSVSLPAYRELSAIYTARRLYDVAYPLVNHGVRKQPKDAFWWQQLGTIFLNRNLSDTALACFSRSVNLQPNQPEGYAGLGEAWYKKRQYSTALPLLLKAQELGLKLTEHNRWVLASCLEWTGQKDAARLHYVFLTRKYPQNRRYSVALQRTRRQVPKRPIVDTLSTISVF; encoded by the coding sequence ATGCGTTATTCTTCTTTGATTTTGTGGCTAGGCGCAGCATTCTTCACAGCCTGCTCTCAGAAAAATGCTGAAGAAAGAATGTTCAACCCACAGAAGGTGGATAGCAGTGTTCCCACGCATATTAAAGAAATAAGCCGGGCGCTGGAGCAGCGTAACCCCCAGCCAGAATGGTATGTGAAGCGGGCCAAGCTCTACCTAGCCCAGGAAAAGCCTGAACCAGCTTTAAAAGACCTTACCACTGCCACGGTTTTAGATCCATCTTTAGGAGAGGCTTATTTCTGGAAGGCAAAAGTCATGGTGAGCCGCAGCCAATACCAGGACGCCATGAAGATGATGATGCAAGCAAATGCCTTCAGCTTCTACACTCCAGAATCTGAGGCTATTTTAGCAGAGACGTACGTAGGTTTAAAACAATACAAAAGAGCGCTAAACCATGGCAACAAAGCCATTAAATTAAACCCCGGAGAAGCAAAGTACTACGTCTTAATGGCGAAGGCACAAACCGGAACCGGTGACACCACGCGTGCTTTGTACAACTTACAAAGAGCCCTGGTAAGTGATTCAGTTTCTCTTCCTGCTTACCGAGAACTAAGTGCCATCTATACTGCCAGAAGGTTATATGATGTGGCGTATCCCTTGGTTAACCACGGAGTTAGAAAGCAGCCGAAAGATGCGTTTTGGTGGCAGCAACTGGGGACCATCTTCCTAAACCGGAACTTGTCTGACACTGCTTTAGCCTGTTTCTCCAGGTCTGTAAACTTACAACCGAATCAGCCGGAGGGGTATGCCGGGTTGGGAGAAGCCTGGTACAAGAAAAGGCAGTACAGCACCGCACTACCACTGTTGCTCAAAGCACAGGAATTGGGTCTAAAGTTAACGGAGCACAACCGTTGGGTTCTGGCTTCTTGCCTTGAGTGGACCGGGCAAAAAGATGCTGCCAGACTTCATTATGTTTTTTTAACCAGAAAATATCCACAGAACCGGAGGTATAGTGTAGCTTTGCAACGAACCAGAAGGCAGGTTCCAAAGCGCCCAATTGTAGATACTTTGAGCACTATATCTGTTTTTTAG